ttattaaattataaatataataaaagagaggttgaaaaaaatgcaattCTCCccttatcattattatcatccTCCTTCATAAGAAGAGCTATTTATTCAAATagagaaaatattttaaaaaatttaaaaaacattaaCTGGAAAAGGTATTGCTGTAATGTTAAAGGTGTAAGATGGCATGCTAGTGGAGCATGGCGTGTCTATTTTTGCAAAAGAAATTATCAacacaatttttttgttaaatgCGATTGCTATTTTCGTGTAAGTATATATGGGTTTGAAAAAAGCAAAGAGCTAGCTGTTCTTTATAGGAAAAGGCTagaatatgaatatatactaCTAATGAAAAGATGGAAAGAAATAGAAAtgtaagaaaaaaaaatagtgaacTAAATATAGCTAGCTACGATTTGTGTGCAAAtagctatatatatgcatatatatatatatattaaatgttcataaaaaaGTGTAAATAACATTGTGTggtcataattttttaaaaattattattacttgtACAGGGAAAATgctaaaaaaaggaaaattattaagGAGTcagcaaaaaaatataatgactCTGATGAAGAGCAAGAAGACGATGAACAAACAATTAATTCGATTTACAATAATGagaattaaaaacattaaaacggaaattattattcccacacattaataattttgtactattttataattaatttgtaattaaaaagttatatgatacatttaatttttgtttttttaattaaattaaatatttttaatttatgcatttttaagattatatgttttatttgacAGCAGTGTGTGCTGTTCTGCTTTCTACCAATATAACCCTTTGTAAATGACATATACTTATAATATGTTCATGCAATTAGTTTTTCGAAGTTTTACCTTTGAACGAGTTtcacatttattattacttttttacatataaattttaaggAAACATCTTTTATTCCTCTTTACGATTGCTTTAAAAAGCAATTATAAACacgaaataatttttttcaatgtATGCTTATATGTACATACCTATTACTCTTATATAAATTGTCTCTATCcaaattatgaatatataaaatatgataaaacaaatgagtgtgtgtataaataattaaccACACCATTTGAAAGAATCTACTATTTCCCcattacataaataataatggtaTAAAATGAAGTATCGTTAATTTCTTCATGATAACACattcataattatatagctatttaataaataagtaaaaaCAATCTCTATAATTTTAAGGTGTATGTGAATGtagcataaaaataataaattatatgctttttttcatattttcattttaagAAAATGTGTCATAGTTCTactaattataaaaattgataCACATggtaatgaaataaaaaagaaacatGACATTTTCTTATAATTAAGCATATCGAGCTTAAAATAGGAAAACATAAACt
The nucleotide sequence above comes from Plasmodium vinckei vinckei genome assembly, chromosome: PVVCY_01. Encoded proteins:
- a CDS encoding transcription factor with AP2 domain(s), putative; the protein is MLGRYLMNNKPYNKFTYIIISHATNLEILNKNFSTFVQCKINPPSLFGLPFSYDKKFFGVKRVVQKRKYMLKLIQPHQDCFDAEKYKKYLEKEKLREKIDINNINIDNEKEVELYEDYLLNYKYNKREVEKNAILPLSLLSSSFIRRAIYSNRENILKNLKNINWKRYCCNVKGVRWHASGAWRVYFCKRNYQHNFFVKCDCYFRVSIYGFEKSKELAVLYRKRLEYEYILLMKRWKEIEMENAKKRKIIKESAKKYNDSDEEQEDDEQTINSIYNNEN